A genomic window from Motacilla alba alba isolate MOTALB_02 chromosome 2, Motacilla_alba_V1.0_pri, whole genome shotgun sequence includes:
- the NKTR gene encoding NK-tumor recognition protein isoform X4 — MGVQDRPQCFFEIEINREPVGRIMFQLFSDICPKTCKNFLCLCSGEKGIGKTTGKKLCYKGTTFHRVVKNFMIQGGDFSEGNGKGGESIYGGYFKDENFILKHDRAFLLSMANRGKHTNGSQFFITTKPAPHLDGVHVVFGLVISGFEVIEQIENLKTDTASRPYADVRVIDCGVLLTSSAKDALEKKKKVCSDSEASESSSSASSSSESSSESEAENERSRRKKRKRRAKTKQSRKRRKEERKKEDPRCKRTSSQRRLSDKSDVADKVDLSTKRDKPVVRPEEIPPVPENRFLLRRDVPVVNVEPEPKLLDAAPVLTDQKPSVSKSGRKIKGRGTIRYHTPPRSRSCSESDDEESSETPPHWKEEMQRLRTYRAPSGEKWSKGDKLSDPCTSRWDERSASRRSRSWSHNGYADLSTVRYSSHHKKHRKEKKKVKHKKKSKKQKHFKKHKQTKKKKTSASSDVESSHSFHRRTKSSCDRERKSRSSSLSSRRSSRRDWSKSDKEDQSLSSLSSRGSRSYYRSRSRSRSKSRSYTRRSSRSRSASKSSRSRSRSRSSSNPRQQKTVPSSPRNISARLNDTKLTKTAEPVRAVMLPSDKVIVPPVVPENLPVIPLSDSPPPSRWKPGQKPWKPSYERIQEMKAKTTHLIPTQTNYNLVVIKEANTSSSYRKQERSSESDRSGYSKGRSDRSSESWPRSRSRSSRSRSYSRSYSRSRSPSSSRTKSPSSGRSPSPSKYRSDRSGYSESTSDYSLSDEDRRRNKRKSTSSDPKARGLKLRQEASSDSTLPYKHPKDYDESSQGLKESDSLSSSDFSSDSERSAKAKAVQEKEGRFPLEGDAEKQDKNSLSSERGEEKAKGERDSDLSKKKAAKEKCSEQPRGGAKTKRKSYSGSKWDSESNSERGEAKHNRGDSRPSSGKEEGEATSGSDTELSVTKRIKKQSNSSEGIVGSDCAWKTSKRLSSSESESSCSSSADTRSKLKKHKHGLKKTPKKSHSKKAKEKSKGKKEKKHKVQKRKEMFHWQPPLEFGEEEDDEINEKPVTKDDKKEKQLSRDIKDKKQVYEKDEIITDKMGNGEKSCVNENLLDKNTTCGASPDRSNLNKEPIETSTSTGILNSGINVAVCKSEIKQAEENNQNGLEDVIQTDDNMEICTPDRNSPGKVDVDVLSPVILTAKPLNAGVKKELQVETPEQDAVKLGNNIRDFINVKEEKETGRQENNSAPVSGAKDCSSKSDISENTPSNMVDNKWKPLQGVGNLKPTTISTTTEVKNVPSAPEPKPAGLRIEIKAKNKVRPGSLFDEVRKTARLNRRPRNQESSSEEESPSRDDNSPSRSLSRSRSKSESKSRHRTRSISYSHSRSRSRSSTYSYRSRSYSRSRSRGWYSRDRSRSRSSSYHSYKSRSRSYSRSRSRSSSYGHHSRSRSYTYDSYYSRSRSRSKRSDSYRRSRSYDRRSRSYGSDSDSDRSYSNNRSPSESSRYS; from the exons ttgGTCGAATTATGTTTCAGCTCTTCTCAGACATTTGTCCAAAGACTTGTAAGAACTTCCTTTGCTTGTGCTCGG GTGAAAAAGGAATTGGCAAAACCACTGGGAAGAAGCTGTGCTACAAAGGCACCACATTCCATCGTGTGGTTAAAAACTTCATGATTCAGGGTGGGGACTTCAGTGAAG GTAATGGAAAAGGAGGTGAATCTATTTATGGTGGCTATTTCAAAG aTGAAAACTTTATTCTCAAACATGACAGAGCGTTCCTTTTGTCAATGGCAAACCGAGGGAAACATACCAATGGTTCCCAATTTTTCAT aacaacaaaacctGCTCCTCATCTCGATGG CGTGCACGTTGTCTTTGGACTGGTTATTTCTGGCTTTGAAGTCATAGAGCAGATAGAAAATCTCAAAACCGATACTGCCAGCAGGCCCTACGCAGACGTGCGAGTCATTGACTGCGGGGTGCTGCTCACCAGCTCAGCTAAGGATG CtttggagaagaagaagaaagtttgCTCTGACTCAGAAGCCTCAGAGTCCTCTTCCAGTGCATCCAGCTCTTCAGAATCCTCATCTGAGAGTGAGGCTGAGAatgaaaggagcaggaggaaaaagaggaaaagaagagctAAAACCAAACAGTCCAGGAAAcgaaggaaggaggagaggaagaaggaggatCCAAGGTGCAAGCGAACCTCAAGCCAAAGACG CCTTTCTGACAAGAGCGATGTCGCAGACAAAGTCGACCTTAGCACCAAGCGGGACAAGCCCGTGGTACGTCCTGAAGAAATCCCCCCAGTGcctgaaaatagatttttgctCAGAAGAGATGTGCCTGTTGTCAATGTAGAGCCTGAACC GAAGCTTCTTGATGCTGCACCAGTTCTGACTGACCAGAAACCATCAGTCTCTAAGTCTGGACGAAAAATTAAAGGAAGAGGCACAATA CGCTATCACACCCCGCCGCGGTCGCGCTCCTGCTCCGAGTCAGACGATGAGGAGAGCAGCGAGACCCCTCCCCACTGGAAGGAGGAGATGCAGAGACTGCGGACGTACCGAGCACCCAGCGGGGAGAAGTGGAGCAAAGGAGACAA gttGAGTGACCCCTGTACCAGCAGGTGGGATGAGAGGAGTGCATCCCGGAGATCCAGGTCTTGGTCCCATAACGGTTATGCTGATCTAAGCACTGTGAGATACTCCAGCCATCACAAGAAgcacaggaaagagaagaagaaggtgaagcataaaaagaaatctaaaaagcagaaacatttcaagaagcacaagcaaacaaagaaaaagaaaacatcagccTCATCAGATGTAGAATCCTCACATTCCTTCCACAGGAGGACAAAATCATCTTGTGATCGTGAGAGGAAATCTCGTTCTTCCTCATTGTCTTCCAGGCGTTCATCCAGGAGAGACTGGTCTAAATCTGATAAGGAAGACCAGAGCTTGTCATCTTTATCAAGCAGAGGATCTCGATCGTACTACAGGTCCAGATCCAGGTCTAGATCTAAATCAAGATCTTACACCAGAAGAAGTTCTAGATCAAGATCAGCCTCTAAATCATCACGATCTCGAAGTAGGTCACGGTCAAGTTCTAACCCCAGGCAGCAAAAGACTGTTCCCAGTTCTCCACGAAATATTTCAGCACGGTTAAATGACACTAAGCTGACCAAGACTGCTGAGCCTGTCCGAGCAGtgatgctgcccagtgacaaaGTTATCGTGCCACCAGTTGTCCCAGAAAACCTCCCTGTCATACCCTTAAGTGACAGTCCCCCACCTTCAAGGTGGAAACCTGGGCAGAAACCGTGGAAGCCATCGTATGAGCGAATTCAGGAGATGAAAGCTAAAACAACCCACTTAATTCCCACCCAAACTAATTACAATTTAGTGGTCATTAAGGAGGCCAACACTTCTTCCTCCTATCgcaagcaggagaggagctccGAGAGCGATCGGAGCGGTTATTCCAAAGGCCGCAGCGACAGGAGCTCGGAGAGCTGGCCGAGGTCCAGGAGCAGGTCCTCTCGAAGCCGCTCCTACTCGAGATCTTACTCAAGGTCTAGAAGCCCGTCGAGCTCGAGGACAAAATCTCCTTCTTCTGGCCGGTCACCGTCCCCGAGTAAATACCGCAGTGACAGGTCGGGGTACAGCGAGTCCACGTCTGACTATTCCCTCAGCGATGAGGACAGGCGCAGGAACAAAAGGAAATCCACATCCAGCGATCCCAAAGCTCGGGGCCTCAAACTGAGGCAGGAAGCGAGCTCTGATAGCACTTTGCCTTACAAGCATCCAAAGGACTACGATGAGTCTTCCCAAGGGTTGAAGGAGAGTGACAGTTTGTCATCCTCAGACTTCTCCTCCGACAGCGAGCGCTCCGCCAAAGCCAAAGCGGTCCAAGAAAAAGAAGGCCGCTTTCCGTTAGAAGGGGATGCTGAGAAACAGGATAAAAATAGCTTAAGTTCTgagagaggggaggagaaagcCAAGGGTGAGCGGGATTCTGATCTCTCCAAAAAGAAAGCAGCTAAGGAGAAATGCTCGGAGCAGCCCAGAGGCGGTGCAAAAACGAAACGCAAATCCTACTCAGGTAGCAAATGGGACTCGGAGTCAAACTCTGAAAGAGGAGAGGCAAAGCATAACAGGGGGGATTCCAGACCCTCCTCTGGGAAAGAAGAAGGAGAGGCCACCTCAGGGTCTGACACGGAGCTTAGTGTTAccaaaaggataaaaaaacaATCCAATTCCTCAGAGGGCATTGTGGGTTCTGACTGCGCATGGAAGACGAGCAAACGGTTGTCATCTTCTGAGTCTGAGAGTTCTTGTTCTAGCTCAGCAGACACTCGAAGCAAGttgaaaaaacacaaacatgGGTTGAAAAAGACTCCTAAAAAATCACAttccaaaaaagcaaaagaaaaatcgaaaggcaaaaaggagaaaaaacacaaagtccagaaaagaaaagaaatgtttcattggCAGCCCCCCCTTGAGTttggagaagaagaagatgatgaGATAAATGAAAAGCCGGTTACCAAGgatgataaaaaagaaaagcagcttagCAGGGACATAAAGGATAAAAAACAAGTTTATGAAAAGGATGAAATAATCACAGATAAAATGGGGAATGGTGAAAAGTCATGTGTGAATGAAAACCTTTTAGATAAAAACACCACATGTGGGGCCTCGCCAGATCGCAGCAACCTTAATAAAGAGCCCATTGAAACAAGCACTTCAACTGGTATTTTAAACTCGGGAATAAACGTGGCTGTCTGCAAGAGTGAGATTAAacaagctgaagaaaataacCAGAATGGGCTGGAAGATGTTATTCAGACAGATGACAACATGGAGATTTGTACTCCGGATCGTAACTCGCCAGGGAAGGTGGATGTGGATGTATTGTCTCCTGTCATTCTCACTGCTAAACCTTTAAATGCTGGTGTAAAAAAAGAGTTGCAGGTTGAGACCCCTGAGCAAGATGCTGTCAAACTGGGAAACAACATAAGAGACTTTATTAatgttaaagaagaaaaagaaacgGGAAGGCAAGAAAATAACTCTGCCCCTGTGTCTGGTGCTAAAGACTGTAGTTCAAAAagtgacatttctgaaaatacacCAAGCAATATGGTAGACAATAAATGGAAACCTTTGCAAGGTGTTGGTAACTTAAAACCAACAACAATCAGTACGACCACGGAGGTTAAAAATGTACCATCAGCACCAGAGCCTAAACCAGCAGGTTTAAgaattgaaataaaagcaaaaaataaagtaagGCCTGGGTCTCTCTTTGATGAAGTGAGGAAAACAGCCCGGCTAAATCGTCGGCCAAGGAACCAAGAAAGTTCCAGTGAGGAGGAATCTCCGAGCAGAGACGACAACAGCCCTTCCAGGAGTCTCAGCAGGTCACGAAGTAAATCTGAGTCTAAATCCAGACACAGAACCAGGTCCATATCCTACAGTCACTCGAGAAGTCGATCCCGAAGTTCTACATATTCATATAG GTCCAGGAGCTACTCGAGGagccggagccggggctggTACAGCCGAGATCGCTCCAGGAGCCGGAGTAGTTCCTACCACAGTTACAAGAGCCGTAG CCGGAGCTACAGCAGGAGCCGATCCCGGAGCAGCTCCTATGGTCACCACAGTCGATCCAG GTCCTACACCTATGACAGTTACTACAGCAGGAGTCGGAGCAGGAGCAAGAGGAGCGACAGCTACCGGAGATCTCGGAGCTACGACCGGAGATCCAG gTCCTACGGCTCCGACAGCGACAGCGATCGCAGCTACTCCAACAACAGGAGCCCCAGTGAGAGCAGCAGATACAGCTGA